Below is a genomic region from Delftia tsuruhatensis.
AGATCATCGCCACCACGGGCTACGACTGGATGCTGGTCGATGGCGAGCACGCCCCCAACACCGTGCCCACGCTGCTGGGCCAGCTGCAGGCCGTGGCGCCCTATGCCACGCACCCCGTGGTGCGCGCCGTGCAGGGCGACACCGTGCGCATCAAGCAGTTGCTGGACGTGGGCGTGCAGACCCTGATGGTGCCCATGGTGGAGACGGCCGAACAGGCGCGCGAGCTGGTGCGCGCCATGCGCTACCCGCCCCACGGCGTGCGCGGCGTGGGCGGCGGGCTGACGCGCGCCACGCGCTGGGATGCCGTGCCCGACTACATCCGCACGGCGCATGAGGAGCTGTGCCTGATCGTGCAGATCGAATCGCCCCGGGGCGTGGCCAACGCCGCCGAGATCGCGGCGGTGCAGGGCGTGGACGCCGTCTTCATCGGCCCGGCCGACCTGTCCACCGGCATGGGCCATGCGGGCGACGCCGGCCAGGCCGAGGTGCAGGACGCCATACGCCGCACCGTCGAGGCCACGCTGTCCGCCGGCAAGGCCTGCGGCATCCTGGCGCCGCGCGAGGAGGATGCGCGCCGCTATGCGGCCTGGGGCTGCTGCTTCATCGCCGTGGGCATCGACATCAGCCTGATGCGCCAGGCCGCGCAGGCCAACCTGGCGCGCTACCGGGACGCCGGTCCTGCGCCCGCCGCATCCCGTACCTACTGAAACCCAAGGAGGACCTCATGGCATCCCTTCCCGTGCTGCGCAACTTCATCGATGGCGCCTTCACCGACAGCGCCGAACTGCACGACGTGGCCAACCCCGCCACGGGCGCGGTGCTGGCGCGTTCGCCCCTGTCCACCCCGGCCGACGTGGACCGCGCCCTCGCCGCCGCGCGCGGTGCCCACAGGGCCTGGGCACGCCGGCCTGCCATCGAGCGCGCGCAATACCTGCGCCGCATCGCCGCCCGCATCCGCGACAACGCCGCGCGCATCGCGCGCACCATCACGCAGGAGCAGGGCAAGGTCCTGGGCCTGGCCGAGGTCGAGGTGCACTTCACCGCCGACTACCTGGACTACATGGCCGAATGGGCGCGCCGCATCGAGGGCGAGGTCATCGCCAGCGACCGGGTGGGCGAGCAGATCTTCCTGCTGCGCAAGCCGCTGGGCGTGGTGGCGGGCATCCTGCCCTGGAACTTCCCCTTCTTCCTCATCGCCCGCAAGATGGCGCCGGCCTTGCTGACGGGCAACACCATCGTCATCAAGCCCAGCGAGGAAACGCCCATCAACTGCCACGCCTTCACCGAGCTGCTGGCCCAGTGCGAGCTGCCGCCCGGCGTGTTCAACGTGGTCTACGGCCAGGGCGGCACGGGCGCCGCGCTGGCCGGGCATGCGGGCGTGGACATGGTCAGCTTCACGGGCAGCGTGGCCACGGGCGAGCGCATCGCCGCCGCCGCCGCGCCGCACATCACCAAGCTCAACCTGGAGCTGGGCGGCAAGGCGCCGGCCATCGTGCTGGCCGATGCCGACCTGGACCTGGCCGTGCGCGCCATCCGTGACTCGCGCATCATCAACACCGGCCAGGTCTGCAACTGCGCCGAGCGTGTCTACGTGCAGCGCCAGGTGGCCGACGAGTTCACGGCCCGCATCGCCCGGGCCATGGCCGCCACGCGCTACGGCGACCCCATTGCCCGGCCCGATGTGGAAATGGGGCCGCTGATCAACCGCAAGGGCCTGGACAGCGTGCAGGCCAAGGTGCGCCAGGCCGTTGCCGATGGGGCGCAACTGGTCACGGGCGGGCAGGTGGCCGATGCCGCCGGCCTGGGCGCGGGCTTTCACTTCCAGCCCACGGTGCTGGCCGGCTGCACGGCCGGCATGGAGATCATGCGCAAGGAGATCTTCGGCCCGGTGCTGCCCATCCAGGTGGTGGAGGACCTGGACGAGGCCATCGCCCTGGCCAACGACTGCGAGTACGGCCTGACCTCGTCGCTGTACACGCGCGACCTGTCCAAGGCCATGCAGGCCATGCGCGAGCTGGATTTCGGCGAGACCTACATCAACCGCGAGAACTTCGAGGCCATGCAGGGCTTCCATGCCGGCGTGCGCAAGTCGGGCGTGGGTGGTGCCGACGGCAAGCACGGGCTGTACGAGTACACGCACACGCAGGTGGTGTACCTGCAGGGTTGACAGCCACTCAGGGCGCGGCCGGCTTCCTGCGGTTGCGCGGCGCCTTGGGTGGCGGGCTGCTGGCGTCCATGGCGCGCGCCCGCTCGCGGATGCGCTCGAAGGCGCGCGCCATGGCCTGCAGTTCGGCCTCGGGCACGGCGTCCATGAGTTCGCGGTTGATGGCCTGCACCTGGGGGAACAGTTCGGCATGCAGGGCGCGGCCCGTGTCGCTCAGGCGCAGCAGCGCCCGGCGCGCGTCGCCCGCCTGGCTTTCGCGCCGCACCAGTCCCTTGGCCAGCAGGGCCGTGACCGCACGCGAGGTGCGCGTGCGGTCCAATTGGGCCTGTTCGGCCAGCTGCGAGGGCTGCAGCGTGCCGGCCTCGGCCAGCAGGCCCAGCATGCGCCACTCGCGCCGTGTGATGCCGTAGCGCCCCTCGCACAGGCGCACCACGCGCGAGCCCGCGGCGGCCTGCAGCCGGGCCAGGTGGTAGAGGAACAGGTCGTCGAGCACGGCGGGGTCGCGCCAGCGGTGGGTGTCGTTCATGCGCAAGGCAGGGCGGAGAGTGCGGGTTTGTGCCGGGGATGATGGATTAGATGCATTGTCCGCCGCCTGCGTACAGTCGCCACAGGACCCAGACAAGGAGACAAGCATGCCCAGCCCCCTCGCACGCCTGGCGCGCACTGCCGTGGCACTGGCCGCCGCCGGCCTGTGCGCCGCGCCCGCCCTGGCCCAGGAATGGCCCAAGGCCAGGCCCATACGCATCGTCGTGCCCAATCCGCCGGCCGGCCCGTCCGACATCTCGCTGCGCCCCGTGGCCGCGGCCATGCAGGCGGCGCTGGGCCAGGCCGTGGTGGTGGACAACAAGCCCGGCGCCAACGGCAACATCGGCGCGGCCGAGGTCGCGCGCTCGGCCCCGGACGGCTACACCTGGCTGTGGGCCATGGACCCCGTGCTCACCGTCAACCCCCATGTCTACAGGAACCTGGGCTACAAGGCCGATGCGCTGGAGACCCTGGTCGTGGCCGCGCGCTTTTCCCA
It encodes:
- a CDS encoding MarR family winged helix-turn-helix transcriptional regulator, which translates into the protein MNDTHRWRDPAVLDDLFLYHLARLQAAAGSRVVRLCEGRYGITRREWRMLGLLAEAGTLQPSQLAEQAQLDRTRTSRAVTALLAKGLVRRESQAGDARRALLRLSDTGRALHAELFPQVQAINRELMDAVPEAELQAMARAFERIRERARAMDASSPPPKAPRNRRKPAAP
- the aldA gene encoding aldehyde dehydrogenase, coding for MASLPVLRNFIDGAFTDSAELHDVANPATGAVLARSPLSTPADVDRALAAARGAHRAWARRPAIERAQYLRRIAARIRDNAARIARTITQEQGKVLGLAEVEVHFTADYLDYMAEWARRIEGEVIASDRVGEQIFLLRKPLGVVAGILPWNFPFFLIARKMAPALLTGNTIVIKPSEETPINCHAFTELLAQCELPPGVFNVVYGQGGTGAALAGHAGVDMVSFTGSVATGERIAAAAAPHITKLNLELGGKAPAIVLADADLDLAVRAIRDSRIINTGQVCNCAERVYVQRQVADEFTARIARAMAATRYGDPIARPDVEMGPLINRKGLDSVQAKVRQAVADGAQLVTGGQVADAAGLGAGFHFQPTVLAGCTAGMEIMRKEIFGPVLPIQVVEDLDEAIALANDCEYGLTSSLYTRDLSKAMQAMRELDFGETYINRENFEAMQGFHAGVRKSGVGGADGKHGLYEYTHTQVVYLQG
- a CDS encoding aldolase/citrate lyase family protein, which produces MQLPANPFKAALRRAEPLYGIWAGFATPYAAEIIATTGYDWMLVDGEHAPNTVPTLLGQLQAVAPYATHPVVRAVQGDTVRIKQLLDVGVQTLMVPMVETAEQARELVRAMRYPPHGVRGVGGGLTRATRWDAVPDYIRTAHEELCLIVQIESPRGVANAAEIAAVQGVDAVFIGPADLSTGMGHAGDAGQAEVQDAIRRTVEATLSAGKACGILAPREEDARRYAAWGCCFIAVGIDISLMRQAAQANLARYRDAGPAPAASRTY